In Ailuropoda melanoleuca isolate Jingjing chromosome 11, ASM200744v2, whole genome shotgun sequence, a genomic segment contains:
- the FAM200B gene encoding protein FAM200B isoform X2: MDHIFFKRKRKNEVKYAEACSSSTAGSGNVNSDNMEKNIDSTLQSSTSFEPHFKKKKVSARRYNEDYLKYGFIKCEKPFENDRPQCVICNNILANESLKPSKLKRHLETQHAELIDKPLEYFQRKKKDVKLSTQFLGGSTTVSEKALLSSYLVAYRVVKEKMAHTASEKIILPACLDMVRTIFDDKSANKLKTITSDNTVSLRICTIAEHLETMLLARLQSGIDFAIQLDESTDMGSCTTLLVYVRYAWQDDFMEDFLCCLNITSHLSGLDIFTELEKCVVGQYKLNWKNCKGITSDGAASITGKHSRVIKKLLEVTNNDAVWNHCFIHREALASREIPQNLMEVLKNAVKVVNFIKGSSLNNQLLETFCSEIGPNHTHLLYHTKVRWLSHGKILSRVYELRNEIHIFLIEKKSNLASIFEDDIWVMKLAYLTDIFGILNELSLKLQGKNSDIFQQVERIQGFQKTLLLWQARLKSNRPSYYMFPRFLQHIEENIISENILKEIKLEILLHLTSLSQTFNHFFPEEKFETLREKCWVKDPFAFRNPESIIELNLVPEEESELLQLSSSYTLKSDYETLSLSAFWIKVKEDFPLLSRKSVPLLLPFTTTSLCELGFSVLTQLNTKERNGWDGAAGMRVALSSCVPDWNELVSRQAHPSQ, from the coding sequence atggatcatatcttttttaaaagaaagaggaaaaatgaagtgaaatatgCAGAAGCCTGTTCAAGTTCAACTGCTGGATCTGGAAATGTGAATAGTGacaatatggagaaaaatattgaCTCTACTTTGCAATCTTCAACTTCGTTTGAgccacatttcaaaaaaaaaaaagtaagtgcaAGACGTTATAatgaagattatttaaaatacgGTTTTATCAAATGTGAAAAACCCTTTGAAAATGACAGACCTCAGTGTGTTATTTGTAATAATATTCTTGCGAATGAAAGCTTAAaaccttcaaaattaaaaagacacttAGAAACTCAGCATGCTGAACTTATTGATAAGCCtcttgaatattttcaaagaaagaaaaaagatgtaaagtTGTCAACACAGTTTCTTGGTGGTTCTACCACCGTTAGTGAGAAAGCCTTATTATCATCATACTTAGTTGCATATCGAGtagtaaaagagaaaatggctCACACAGCTTCcgaaaaaataattcttccagCATGTCTGGATATGGTACGTACAATTTTTGACGACAAATCAGCTAATAAATTAAAAACGATAACTAGTGATAACACAGTATCTCTTCGCATTTGTACTATTGCAGAACATTTAGAAACAATGCTCCTTGCCCGATTGCAATCTGGTATAGATTTTGCAATCCAGCTTGATGAAAGCACTGATATGGGGAGCTGCACAACACTCTTAGTTTATGTCAGATATGCATGGCAAGATGATTTTATGGAGGattttttgtgttgtttaaatATAACCTCACACCTAAGTGGATTAGATATTTTTACAGAATTAGAAAAGTGTGTTGTTGGTCAATATAAACTAAACTGGAAAAACTGCAAAGGAATTACAAGTGATGGAGCAGCAAGCATAACGGGAAAACATAGCAGAGTAATTAAAAAATTGCTTGAAGTTACTAATAATGACGCTGTGTGGAATCATTGTTTTATACATCGTGAAGCTTTAGCATCCAGAGAAATCCCACAGAATCTCATGGAAGTATTGAAAAATGCAGTCAAAGTTGTTAACTTTATTAAAGGAAGCTCACTAAATAATCAGCTTCTTGAAACATTTTGTTCAGAGATTGGACCTAATCATACCCACTTACTGTATCATACCAAAGTCCGTTGGTTGTCTCACGGGAAGATACTAAGCAGGGTTTACGAACTCAGGAATGagattcacatttttcttattgaaaaaaaatctaatttggcAAGTATTTTTGAAGATGATATTTGGGTAATGAAATTGGCATATTTAACTGATATATTTGGCATTCTTAATGAACTGAGTTTAAAACTACAGGGGAAAAATAGTGATATATTCCAGCAGGTCGAACGTATCCAGGGATTCCAAAAGACACTATTGTTATGGCAAGCGAGGCTTAAAAGCAACCGTCCTAGCTACTACATGTTTCCAAGATTTTTGCAACATATTGAAGAGAATATTATtagtgaaaacattttgaaagaaataaaattagagataTTGTTGCATCTCACTTCTCTGTCTCAAACTTTTAACCATTTCTTCccagaagagaaatttgaaaCATTAAGAGAAAAGTGCTGGGTAAAAGATCCGTTTGCTTTTCGAAACCCAGAATCAATAATTGAGTTAAACTTGGTGCCTGAAGAAGAGAGTGAATTATTGCAGCTCAGTTCTTCGTATACATTGAAGAGCGATTATGAAACATTAAGTTTATCAGCATTTTGGATTAAGGTAAAGGAAGACTTTCCCCTGCTAAGTAGAAAGAGTGTCCCGCTATTATTACCATTCACAACAACTAGCTTGTGTGAGCTAGGGTTTTCAGTCTTAACCCAgttaaacacaaaggaaagaaatggatggGATGGTGCAGCAGGTATGCGGGTAGCATTGTCCTCCTGTGTTCCAGACTGGAATGAACTTGTGAGCAGGCAGGCACACCCATCACAGTAA
- the FAM200B gene encoding protein FAM200B isoform X4: MEKNIDSTLQSSTSFEPHFKKKKVSARRYNEDYLKYGFIKCEKPFENDRPQCVICNNILANESLKPSKLKRHLETQHAELIDKPLEYFQRKKKDVKLSTQFLGGSTTVSEKALLSSYLVAYRVVKEKMAHTASEKIILPACLDMVRTIFDDKSANKLKTITSDNTVSLRICTIAEHLETMLLARLQSGIDFAIQLDESTDMGSCTTLLVYVRYAWQDDFMEDFLCCLNITSHLSGLDIFTELEKCVVGQYKLNWKNCKGITSDGAASITGKHSRVIKKLLEVTNNDAVWNHCFIHREALASREIPQNLMEVLKNAVKVVNFIKGSSLNNQLLETFCSEIGPNHTHLLYHTKVRWLSHGKILSRVYELRNEIHIFLIEKKSNLASIFEDDIWVMKLAYLTDIFGILNELSLKLQGKNSDIFQQVERIQGFQKTLLLWQARLKSNRPSYYMFPRFLQHIEENIISENILKEIKLEILLHLTSLSQTFNHFFPEEKFETLREKCWVKDPFAFRNPESIIELNLVPEEESELLQLSSSYTLKSDYETLSLSAFWIKVKEDFPLLSRKSVPLLLPFTTTSLCELGFSVLTQLNTKERNGWDGAAGMRVALSSCVPDWNELVSRQAHPSQ; the protein is encoded by the coding sequence atggagaaaaatattgaCTCTACTTTGCAATCTTCAACTTCGTTTGAgccacatttcaaaaaaaaaaaagtaagtgcaAGACGTTATAatgaagattatttaaaatacgGTTTTATCAAATGTGAAAAACCCTTTGAAAATGACAGACCTCAGTGTGTTATTTGTAATAATATTCTTGCGAATGAAAGCTTAAaaccttcaaaattaaaaagacacttAGAAACTCAGCATGCTGAACTTATTGATAAGCCtcttgaatattttcaaagaaagaaaaaagatgtaaagtTGTCAACACAGTTTCTTGGTGGTTCTACCACCGTTAGTGAGAAAGCCTTATTATCATCATACTTAGTTGCATATCGAGtagtaaaagagaaaatggctCACACAGCTTCcgaaaaaataattcttccagCATGTCTGGATATGGTACGTACAATTTTTGACGACAAATCAGCTAATAAATTAAAAACGATAACTAGTGATAACACAGTATCTCTTCGCATTTGTACTATTGCAGAACATTTAGAAACAATGCTCCTTGCCCGATTGCAATCTGGTATAGATTTTGCAATCCAGCTTGATGAAAGCACTGATATGGGGAGCTGCACAACACTCTTAGTTTATGTCAGATATGCATGGCAAGATGATTTTATGGAGGattttttgtgttgtttaaatATAACCTCACACCTAAGTGGATTAGATATTTTTACAGAATTAGAAAAGTGTGTTGTTGGTCAATATAAACTAAACTGGAAAAACTGCAAAGGAATTACAAGTGATGGAGCAGCAAGCATAACGGGAAAACATAGCAGAGTAATTAAAAAATTGCTTGAAGTTACTAATAATGACGCTGTGTGGAATCATTGTTTTATACATCGTGAAGCTTTAGCATCCAGAGAAATCCCACAGAATCTCATGGAAGTATTGAAAAATGCAGTCAAAGTTGTTAACTTTATTAAAGGAAGCTCACTAAATAATCAGCTTCTTGAAACATTTTGTTCAGAGATTGGACCTAATCATACCCACTTACTGTATCATACCAAAGTCCGTTGGTTGTCTCACGGGAAGATACTAAGCAGGGTTTACGAACTCAGGAATGagattcacatttttcttattgaaaaaaaatctaatttggcAAGTATTTTTGAAGATGATATTTGGGTAATGAAATTGGCATATTTAACTGATATATTTGGCATTCTTAATGAACTGAGTTTAAAACTACAGGGGAAAAATAGTGATATATTCCAGCAGGTCGAACGTATCCAGGGATTCCAAAAGACACTATTGTTATGGCAAGCGAGGCTTAAAAGCAACCGTCCTAGCTACTACATGTTTCCAAGATTTTTGCAACATATTGAAGAGAATATTATtagtgaaaacattttgaaagaaataaaattagagataTTGTTGCATCTCACTTCTCTGTCTCAAACTTTTAACCATTTCTTCccagaagagaaatttgaaaCATTAAGAGAAAAGTGCTGGGTAAAAGATCCGTTTGCTTTTCGAAACCCAGAATCAATAATTGAGTTAAACTTGGTGCCTGAAGAAGAGAGTGAATTATTGCAGCTCAGTTCTTCGTATACATTGAAGAGCGATTATGAAACATTAAGTTTATCAGCATTTTGGATTAAGGTAAAGGAAGACTTTCCCCTGCTAAGTAGAAAGAGTGTCCCGCTATTATTACCATTCACAACAACTAGCTTGTGTGAGCTAGGGTTTTCAGTCTTAACCCAgttaaacacaaaggaaagaaatggatggGATGGTGCAGCAGGTATGCGGGTAGCATTGTCCTCCTGTGTTCCAGACTGGAATGAACTTGTGAGCAGGCAGGCACACCCATCACAGTAA